One segment of Candidatus Paceibacterota bacterium DNA contains the following:
- a CDS encoding undecaprenyl-diphosphate phosphatase, whose amino-acid sequence MLEAVILGLAQGLAEWIPISSEGLIVAIKSNFFSGDKTIVDLIRLALFLHFGTFLSALVYFRKDVFNLTKTAFRPKESSEEDRKIFRFIFIATLVSGLFGFLLLQFIGRFEEKLKLGSVFANTLIALMLFITATLQLSSKKTGLKEEKNLNIWDGLALGIMQGLSVVPGLSRSGLTVSALLLKKFNDTTALRLSFLLSLPIVFLGNLFLNFRSFSVSLELIVALIVSFLAGILTIDILLRLARKINFGYFAIFFGILLLIANFL is encoded by the coding sequence ATGCTTGAAGCGGTTATTTTAGGTCTAGCTCAAGGACTAGCTGAATGGATCCCAATCAGCTCAGAAGGATTGATTGTTGCTATAAAAAGCAATTTTTTTTCTGGAGATAAAACTATTGTTGACTTAATCAGGTTGGCGCTCTTTTTACACTTCGGGACTTTTCTTTCGGCCTTGGTTTATTTCAGAAAAGATGTTTTCAATCTGACCAAAACCGCCTTTCGTCCGAAAGAATCTTCAGAAGAAGACCGTAAAATTTTTAGATTTATTTTTATAGCCACCTTGGTTAGCGGGCTTTTTGGATTTTTACTACTTCAATTTATTGGTAGGTTTGAAGAAAAATTAAAGCTCGGCAGTGTCTTTGCAAATACCCTAATCGCTCTGATGCTTTTTATAACCGCAACTTTACAATTAAGCTCGAAAAAAACCGGACTGAAAGAAGAAAAAAATCTTAATATCTGGGACGGTCTTGCCTTGGGAATAATGCAAGGATTATCAGTAGTTCCGGGACTTTCGCGCTCCGGATTGACAGTCTCCGCCCTGCTTTTGAAAAAATTTAATGACACAACCGCTTTGCGTTTGAGTTTCCTTTTGAGTTTACCTATAGTTTTTTTAGGCAACCTTTTCTTAAACTTTAGATCATTCAGTGTATCTTTAGAACTCATTGTTGCACTCATCGTCTCCTTTCTCGCCGGCATACTGACAATTGACATACTCCTTAGACTAGCGAGAAAAATAAATTTTGGTTATTTTGCTATCTTTTTCGGAATCTTGCTTTTAATCGCAAATTTTCTCTAG
- a CDS encoding DUF167 domain-containing protein, with translation MHLKVKVFTNAKKDKLEKISEGRFQCFVREKPENNLANKKMLALLAEHLNLPIRKLKITKGQRQPNKIVLISF, from the coding sequence ATGCATCTTAAAGTAAAGGTTTTCACCAACGCAAAAAAAGACAAGTTGGAAAAAATTTCAGAAGGCAGATTTCAGTGTTTTGTCAGAGAAAAACCGGAAAATAATTTGGCCAACAAAAAAATGCTAGCTCTCCTTGCTGAACATCTAAACCTACCTATAAGAAAGCTAAAAATTACAAAAGGTCAGCGCCAACCAAACAAAATTGTCTTGATCAGTTTCTGA
- a CDS encoding helix-turn-helix transcriptional regulator — protein MESKNNRQIGDKIKAMRTKQGLTQDALARKCDIPYTTLTKIESNVIKKPSIQTVTKIAEGLGISIDDLIK, from the coding sequence ATGGAAAGTAAGAACAACAGACAAATTGGGGATAAAATAAAAGCCATGCGCACAAAGCAAGGATTGACGCAAGACGCTCTTGCGAGAAAATGCGATATTCCCTATACAACACTGACAAAGATTGAATCAAATGTGATAAAAAAACCCTCAATTCAAACAGTTACCAAGATTGCCGAGGGGTTAGGAATAAGTATTGACGATTTAATTAAATAA
- a CDS encoding GDSL-type esterase/lipase family protein, whose protein sequence is MNSICIFGDSTAWGAWDMKKGGWANRLWLYAGKKTDGECEIYNLSISGGTTETILERFESEAKIREADALIFQSGGNDSYLKGKNGPNQIPVDQFRKNLQEIIRKAKNITPNIIFIGFKNVDETKTMPVSWKDIYYVNAEIKKYDEIMKDVCKENNIPYLDIFGLLKNEDFEDGLHPNTLGHKKIFEKVKNFLEENKWI, encoded by the coding sequence ATGAATTCAATTTGTATTTTTGGAGACAGTACCGCTTGGGGTGCTTGGGATATGAAGAAAGGTGGTTGGGCAAATCGTCTATGGCTTTACGCTGGTAAGAAAACTGATGGTGAATGCGAAATTTACAATTTAAGTATTTCTGGTGGCACAACAGAAACGATACTTGAAAGGTTTGAGTCCGAAGCGAAAATCCGCGAAGCGGACGCCCTCATTTTCCAGTCCGGCGGCAATGATTCCTATCTAAAAGGCAAGAATGGCCCCAATCAAATTCCAGTTGATCAATTTAGGAAAAATCTGCAGGAAATAATCAGGAAAGCCAAAAATATCACACCAAACATAATTTTCATCGGCTTCAAAAATGTTGACGAGACAAAAACAATGCCGGTCTCATGGAAAGATATTTACTACGTCAACGCCGAAATCAAAAAGTACGACGAGATTATGAAAGATGTTTGCAAAGAAAACAACATTCCGTACTTGGATATTTTTGGCCTTCTCAAAAATGAGGATTTTGAGGATGGTCTTCACCCCAATACTTTAGGGCATAAGAAAATTTTTGAGAAAGTGAAAAACTTTCTTGAAGAAAATAAATGGATATGA
- a CDS encoding NUDIX domain-containing protein encodes MATIHKKVWREYFEKIISGKKKLELRLADFEINEGDTLILEEWDKDKKEYTGRKFEAVATYILKTKDQTFWSQEEVEKHGFQIIQFEPKDSLAQRPKVGVGVMILKENKILLGKRKGSHGEGEYAFPGGHLEYMESFADCARREVNEECGIEIENIHFQYLANIIKYAPKHYTHIGLVADWKSGEPKVLEPEKSESWGWYEIDNLPLPIFEMCKLAVQCHKTGKNYLDVSDLK; translated from the coding sequence ATGGCAACAATTCACAAAAAAGTTTGGCGAGAATACTTTGAGAAAATTATTTCCGGCAAGAAAAAGCTGGAGTTGCGCCTTGCCGATTTTGAGATAAACGAGGGTGATACTTTGATTTTGGAGGAATGGGACAAAGATAAAAAAGAATATACTGGCAGAAAATTTGAAGCTGTTGCTACCTATATTCTCAAAACCAAAGACCAAACTTTTTGGTCGCAGGAGGAAGTAGAAAAGCATGGTTTTCAGATTATCCAATTTGAGCCGAAAGACAGCCTTGCTCAACGTCCGAAAGTTGGTGTTGGCGTGATGATTTTGAAGGAAAATAAAATTTTGCTAGGAAAGCGAAAAGGTTCGCATGGCGAGGGCGAGTATGCCTTCCCCGGCGGCCATTTGGAATACATGGAATCTTTTGCGGATTGTGCTCGGCGCGAAGTGAATGAGGAATGTGGAATTGAGATTGAAAATATCCATTTCCAATATTTGGCGAATATCATAAAGTACGCGCCGAAGCACTATACGCATATCGGTCTTGTGGCAGATTGGAAAAGCGGTGAGCCAAAAGTTTTAGAACCGGAAAAATCAGAATCGTGGGGTTGGTATGAAATAGACAACTTGCCTCTACCGATTTTTGAGATGTGCAAGTTGGCTGTTCAATGCCACAAGACCGGAAAGAATTATTTGGATGTTTCCGATTTGAAATAG
- a CDS encoding GlsB/YeaQ/YmgE family stress response membrane protein, with translation MGIILWIVFGGLVGWIASLIMKTDAQQGIILNVVVGIVGAVIGGWLMSLFGETGVGGFNIYSFLVALLGAVVLIWIVKAIRR, from the coding sequence ATGGGAATTATTCTCTGGATTGTATTTGGCGGGCTTGTCGGCTGGATCGCATCTCTTATTATGAAAACCGATGCTCAACAAGGCATCATCCTCAACGTGGTTGTTGGTATTGTTGGTGCAGTTATCGGCGGTTGGCTTATGAGTCTTTTTGGAGAAACTGGCGTAGGTGGCTTCAATATCTACAGTTTTCTCGTAGCGCTTCTCGGCGCAGTCGTCCTTATTTGGATTGTTAAAGCAATACGAAGGTAG
- a CDS encoding class F sortase: MKRKIIFKNIVLLVMVFVIVLIFIFQSNKDKRSPVVVLPAPPTTESLSESEFGTGYPKTIIIPSVEVRARVENVGVTESGNMDVPEDYDDVGWFRHGARPGSPGSAVIAGHLDTGRGQPAVFYNLSGIKIGDEVFIEDDTGEVLRFVVSGYRLVDYENPPDDLLREIFSAEGERSRLVLITCDGDWVPEEKTYTSRFIVFADLVV, from the coding sequence ATGAAAAGAAAAATTATCTTTAAAAATATTGTTCTTTTGGTAATGGTCTTTGTTATTGTTCTAATTTTTATCTTTCAAAGTAATAAAGACAAGCGATCGCCTGTTGTTGTTCTGCCAGCGCCACCTACAACAGAATCTCTTTCAGAATCAGAGTTTGGCACCGGATATCCCAAAACTATAATTATTCCTTCTGTAGAAGTTAGGGCTAGGGTTGAAAATGTGGGTGTTACAGAAAGTGGTAATATGGATGTACCAGAAGATTATGACGATGTCGGTTGGTTTCGCCATGGTGCAAGACCAGGATCACCGGGTTCGGCTGTAATTGCCGGACATTTGGATACCGGACGAGGACAGCCGGCGGTATTCTACAATCTGTCGGGAATAAAAATAGGAGACGAGGTTTTTATTGAAGATGACACAGGAGAAGTTTTGAGATTTGTTGTAAGTGGATATAGGTTGGTAGATTATGAAAATCCGCCCGATGATCTTCTTAGAGAAATTTTTTCAGCAGAAGGAGAGAGGTCTCGGTTGGTTTTGATAACTTGCGATGGGGACTGGGTGCCGGAAGAAAAAACTTACACTTCCAGATTTATTGTTTTTGCGGATCTTGTTGTTTAA
- a CDS encoding AI-2E family transporter: MDKKHQSHYFLFIALSVSIVVVYFIIKPFLGPLILAAVFAFLFQPIYKKFLNYLKKRESVAAFSTTIVAIFLILLPISILGTQIFKESSQLYQTLTSENNNFVSSMEEILNRTRTVLPIPADFKLDFGQYAKQGLEVLIQNFGAVFSSFAKIIINAFVFLTAFYFFIKDGNRLKNYFVDLSPLDDTDDEFIVSRLKSAVSAAMKGNLAIGIIQGALTGIGFAIFGVPNPVLWGGVAAIAAFLPGIGTSLVIIPAIIFLFLTGNTFGGVGLLVWGVTAVGLVDNFLGPKLVGRGMQLHPLAVFIAVLGGLVFFGPLGFLLGPLAMSVCLALFDIYSSLKLKESQISH, translated from the coding sequence ATGGACAAAAAACATCAATCTCACTATTTCCTTTTTATCGCGCTTTCGGTGTCAATTGTCGTCGTGTATTTTATAATCAAGCCGTTCTTGGGCCCGCTTATTTTAGCGGCCGTATTTGCGTTTCTCTTTCAGCCGATTTATAAAAAGTTTTTGAATTATCTAAAGAAACGAGAAAGTGTGGCGGCGTTTTCTACAACCATCGTCGCTATTTTTTTAATCTTATTACCAATTTCGATTCTGGGAACTCAAATTTTTAAGGAATCCAGTCAACTGTATCAAACGTTAACAAGCGAAAACAATAACTTTGTCAGCTCGATGGAAGAAATACTAAACCGAACCCGCACTGTCCTTCCGATCCCAGCAGATTTTAAACTTGACTTTGGTCAATACGCCAAGCAGGGGCTTGAGGTTTTGATTCAAAACTTTGGCGCCGTGTTCTCGAGTTTTGCCAAAATAATAATCAATGCATTTGTGTTCCTTACGGCCTTTTATTTTTTCATCAAAGATGGCAATAGGTTAAAAAATTATTTTGTTGATTTAAGTCCACTAGATGATACAGATGATGAGTTTATCGTGTCACGGTTAAAATCAGCGGTGTCGGCGGCTATGAAGGGCAATCTTGCTATTGGGATTATTCAGGGCGCTTTGACAGGTATCGGTTTTGCGATTTTTGGCGTGCCGAATCCTGTTCTTTGGGGAGGTGTTGCTGCTATTGCCGCTTTTCTTCCAGGTATTGGCACGTCGCTTGTCATTATTCCGGCGATTATCTTTCTGTTTCTTACCGGCAATACATTTGGCGGAGTCGGGCTTTTGGTGTGGGGAGTGACCGCTGTAGGTCTTGTTGATAATTTCCTAGGTCCAAAGCTTGTTGGTCGCGGCATGCAGTTGCACCCCCTTGCTGTGTTTATTGCTGTTTTGGGCGGTTTAGTCTTTTTTGGTCCGTTAGGATTTCTCTTGGGACCGCTTGCCATGAGTGTTTGTCTTGCTCTATTTGATATCTATTCTTCACTTAAATTAAAGGAAAGTCAGATATCACATTGA
- a CDS encoding TspO/MBR family protein, with amino-acid sequence MGKINFKKLLISFLLPFVAGFIGSFFTVSAISVWYENLLKPSLNPPSWVFAPVWTILYFLMGLSLYLAWSKVGTKMRLTRRPIFVFFIQIFLNTSWSLFFFGLQNPLLALINIALLWLSIIWMISVFSKFSKTASWLIIPYFFWVSFAFYLNFAIWFLN; translated from the coding sequence ATGGGAAAAATAAATTTCAAAAAACTTCTTATTTCTTTTCTTTTGCCTTTTGTCGCTGGTTTTATCGGTTCATTTTTTACTGTATCAGCAATTTCCGTTTGGTATGAAAATTTATTAAAACCCTCGCTTAATCCGCCAAGCTGGGTCTTTGCTCCGGTTTGGACAATTCTCTATTTCTTGATGGGTCTTTCTTTGTATCTCGCTTGGAGTAAGGTTGGTACTAAAATGAGATTGACTCGTCGGCCGATTTTTGTTTTTTTTATTCAGATTTTTCTGAATACCAGTTGGTCTCTATTTTTCTTCGGTTTACAAAATCCGCTTTTAGCCCTCATAAATATTGCCTTGCTCTGGCTTTCTATCATCTGGATGATTTCGGTGTTTAGTAAATTTTCAAAAACAGCTTCTTGGCTTATTATCCCTTATTTCTTTTGGGTCAGTTTTGCTTTCTATCTGAACTTCGCGATTTGGTTTTTGAATTAG
- a CDS encoding class I SAM-dependent methyltransferase → MEMKTDGTLDAFAQIPEFLKANRRIVDGWISQITSRITRVLFVAHGDWTTIRLFLEARKEKFLPPPTLYCLDSSSLTLQLAQKNLADVLPEEKLKMVHADVRQLDCSQIGGCVDLVIWGNGIHCLSSKDQDEAFRRIAEALRQSGLFGFSTAFHEEARPENTLPFYRRHVALSMRTLKEKGITPDSRVGVTKTASFLPPSHYLALLESHRFRPVLTETLPVDTTLGFWEAVSSYYQYVSSTLPGYPTDEAVRALVKNADPALEKCGKRYENKNPFIRLDWFSVLAVKI, encoded by the coding sequence ATGGAGATGAAGACTGACGGGACTCTTGATGCTTTCGCTCAAATCCCGGAGTTTCTCAAAGCAAACCGGAGAATCGTTGACGGCTGGATTTCTCAAATAACCTCCAGAATCACAAGAGTACTTTTTGTGGCCCATGGAGACTGGACTACGATTCGTCTCTTCCTTGAGGCTCGAAAGGAGAAATTTTTGCCGCCCCCGACCCTGTATTGTCTTGACAGCTCTAGCTTGACCCTTCAACTGGCGCAAAAGAACTTGGCTGATGTTTTGCCGGAAGAGAAGCTCAAGATGGTTCATGCCGACGTCCGGCAACTTGACTGCAGTCAGATTGGCGGGTGCGTTGACCTCGTCATTTGGGGCAACGGTATCCATTGCCTCTCTTCGAAAGATCAAGATGAGGCGTTTCGTCGGATTGCCGAAGCACTTCGACAGAGTGGTCTCTTTGGATTTTCTACTGCTTTTCACGAAGAAGCTCGGCCGGAAAATACCTTGCCTTTCTACAGAAGGCACGTTGCTCTTTCGATGAGAACTCTCAAAGAAAAGGGCATCACTCCAGATTCTAGAGTGGGGGTAACGAAAACAGCAAGCTTCCTGCCTCCAAGCCACTACCTTGCGCTTCTGGAATCGCATCGTTTCCGTCCCGTTCTAACCGAGACTCTTCCGGTCGATACAACTCTGGGTTTCTGGGAGGCCGTTAGCAGTTACTATCAGTACGTATCTAGCACCCTCCCTGGCTATCCGACGGATGAAGCCGTCCGAGCACTCGTCAAGAATGCTGATCCGGCTCTTGAAAAGTGTGGAAAGCGGTACGAAAACAAAAACCCCTTCATTCGCTTGGACTGGTTCTCTGTCCTTGCAGTGAAGATCTGA
- a CDS encoding mechanosensitive ion channel, translating to MFLNLLPQIFEKAEKIILNALIFLLIFVLAYFIAQIARTITRNRVFNYLPQKEVATFSSDLLFYLIMVVGVGIGLTAVGANINAVIAGLGLGGFALGFALRDIIGNFVSGLLIILTKTVKAGDSLKIMNFEGTVRSVNLRHTILSRDSEDGAPESVLVPNNSIFSSVVIVKKKKNSKKAEKKN from the coding sequence ATGTTTTTAAATCTCTTGCCGCAAATTTTTGAAAAAGCAGAAAAAATTATTCTCAACGCTCTAATTTTTCTCCTGATTTTTGTCTTGGCTTATTTTATCGCGCAAATTGCAAGGACAATAACCAGAAACCGGGTTTTTAACTACTTACCGCAAAAAGAAGTTGCGACGTTTTCTTCAGACCTGCTTTTTTATTTGATAATGGTCGTCGGTGTGGGTATCGGGTTGACGGCGGTTGGCGCCAACATTAATGCGGTTATTGCTGGCTTGGGGCTTGGCGGTTTTGCTTTAGGTTTTGCTCTACGGGATATAATTGGCAATTTTGTCAGCGGGCTTTTGATAATTTTAACTAAGACTGTTAAAGCCGGCGATTCTTTGAAAATTATGAATTTTGAAGGCACTGTTCGCTCGGTTAATTTGAGGCACACTATTCTTTCAAGAGATTCCGAAGATGGTGCCCCTGAAAGTGTCTTGGTGCCGAACAATAGCATTTTTTCTTCGGTAGTGATTGTTAAAAAGAAAAAAAATTCAAAGAAAGCCGAAAAGAAAAATTAA
- a CDS encoding M15 family metallopeptidase, protein MLGRFKNKSLPLVWALSASIILSLILSYSYFVLDNKFSASKKELSLEILDLQKKVVGLEEVLRNKEEENRYLSEALYSERSKNQMFEQQIGDIASTVGILDKLRKIDPELLQKYSKVYFLNEHYVPSELDSIKSEFIYETNRPMLIHSGVNPFLERMMREAFGRGINLRILSAFRSFDDQEFLKSNYKTIYGSGANQFSADQGYSEHQLGAAVDFTTLERGATFSDFEKTEAFKWLSQNAHRFGFTLSYPENNSYYQFEPWHWRFVGVGLATKLYSEGKYFYDLDQREIDKYLVHIFD, encoded by the coding sequence ATGCTCGGCCGGTTTAAAAACAAAAGTTTGCCTCTTGTCTGGGCGCTTTCTGCCTCGATAATTCTTTCTCTTATTTTAAGTTATAGCTATTTTGTCTTGGATAATAAATTTTCTGCTTCCAAGAAAGAGCTGTCGCTTGAGATTTTGGATTTACAAAAAAAGGTTGTTGGTTTGGAAGAGGTATTAAGAAATAAGGAAGAAGAAAATCGTTATCTTTCTGAAGCACTTTATTCAGAAAGAAGTAAAAATCAGATGTTCGAACAACAGATAGGTGATATTGCTAGCACGGTTGGGATTTTGGACAAATTACGAAAGATCGACCCAGAACTTCTCCAGAAATATTCAAAAGTTTATTTTTTGAATGAACACTATGTGCCAAGCGAGCTTGATAGTATAAAATCGGAATTTATTTACGAGACAAATCGGCCAATGCTTATCCATTCGGGTGTTAATCCTTTTCTAGAGAGAATGATGAGGGAGGCGTTTGGTCGCGGTATTAATTTGCGAATTCTTTCGGCCTTCCGTTCTTTTGATGACCAAGAATTTTTGAAATCAAATTACAAAACTATATATGGCAGTGGTGCTAATCAGTTTAGCGCTGACCAAGGATATTCTGAACATCAGCTCGGCGCGGCGGTTGATTTTACAACTCTTGAGCGGGGCGCGACTTTTTCTGATTTTGAAAAAACCGAAGCTTTTAAATGGCTTTCTCAAAATGCCCACCGCTTTGGCTTCACATTGTCTTACCCAGAAAACAACAGCTATTATCAATTTGAGCCTTGGCACTGGCGGTTTGTTGGGGTGGGCTTGGCGACAAAACTTTATTCGGAAGGTAAATACTTTTATGATTTAGACCAGCGGGAAATTGATAAATATCTTGTTCATATTTTTGACTAG
- a CDS encoding PGPGW domain-containing protein has translation MTREEEVSSKRKPFCDKDRCQEGGDLRLPSNKKNRLSKKIIGLFLILIGFFALITPFTPGSWLIFIGLGMLGLNIVFWNKIKIFLNKSKDKL, from the coding sequence ATGACAAGAGAAGAAGAGGTGTCTAGTAAGAGAAAGCCGTTTTGTGACAAAGATAGGTGCCAAGAGGGTGGTGACTTAAGATTACCCTCGAATAAAAAAAATCGTCTTTCAAAAAAAATTATCGGTTTATTTCTTATTCTTATCGGCTTTTTTGCTCTTATTACCCCCTTTACTCCCGGCTCTTGGTTGATTTTTATTGGGCTTGGAATGCTTGGTCTTAATATTGTTTTTTGGAATAAAATAAAAATCTTTTTGAATAAGTCGAAAGACAAGTTATAA
- the raiA gene encoding ribosome-associated translation inhibitor RaiA, giving the protein MQVNIKTSGIGLTPEISTYVDKKLDAVRKLINKEDSGALCEFEVGRTTRHHKSGDIFRAEINLTTEGKSFYAASEKEDLYAAIDEVKDEIRSRLLSHKTKKETLFKRGGRQMKSLIKNLRWPKR; this is encoded by the coding sequence ATGCAAGTAAATATAAAAACTTCAGGCATTGGTTTAACTCCAGAGATTTCGACTTATGTTGATAAGAAGCTTGATGCGGTCAGAAAGCTTATAAACAAAGAAGATTCCGGTGCACTCTGTGAATTTGAAGTCGGGCGAACCACTCGTCATCACAAAAGCGGAGACATCTTCAGGGCGGAAATTAATTTGACTACAGAAGGTAAGAGCTTTTACGCCGCTTCGGAAAAAGAAGATTTATACGCGGCGATTGACGAGGTCAAAGATGAAATAAGAAGTCGTTTATTGAGTCATAAGACCAAAAAAGAAACCCTCTTTAAAAGGGGTGGTCGGCAAATGAAATCGTTGATTAAAAATCTCCGTTGGCCGAAACGTTAA
- a CDS encoding methionyl-tRNA formyltransferase, with protein MNFIFFGTPQVSVEILEILKSEGLLPSLIITSPDRPQGRGLKLAPPPVKIWAKNNNISVLQPEKLDSEFIKTLDPSGYTLFAVVAYGKILPKEILQIPKKGVLNLHYSLLPHLRGASPVETAILENINPTGVSVMLMDEKMDHGPILAQKEIYFENWPLSKEKVFKKLNEIGGQLLAEAMKDWLADKIKPQEQNHQNATYTEKIKKEDGLINFDDDPELNYRKFLAYHPSPGIYFFEKDKRIKITDASLRDGKFTINKVVPEGKKEVEYEQFLKSN; from the coding sequence ATGAACTTTATATTTTTCGGCACTCCGCAGGTGTCAGTTGAAATTCTGGAAATTCTAAAATCAGAAGGTTTATTACCGTCTCTTATCATAACTTCCCCAGACAGACCGCAGGGTCGAGGTCTGAAGCTTGCTCCCCCGCCGGTAAAAATCTGGGCAAAAAACAACAACATTTCGGTTTTACAACCCGAAAAACTTGATTCCGAATTTATTAAAACCCTAGACCCTAGTGGCTATACCCTATTTGCCGTTGTCGCTTATGGAAAAATTTTACCGAAAGAGATTCTTCAAATTCCCAAGAAAGGCGTTTTAAATCTCCACTATTCCCTACTACCTCACTTGCGCGGGGCTTCGCCGGTTGAAACCGCCATTTTGGAAAACATCAACCCGACCGGAGTATCAGTAATGCTAATGGATGAAAAAATGGATCACGGGCCGATTCTGGCACAAAAAGAAATTTATTTTGAAAACTGGCCTTTGTCCAAGGAAAAAGTTTTCAAAAAACTAAATGAAATCGGCGGCCAGCTTTTAGCAGAAGCAATGAAAGATTGGCTGGCAGACAAAATTAAACCGCAAGAACAAAACCATCAAAACGCCACCTACACCGAAAAAATTAAAAAGGAGGACGGCTTGATCAATTTTGACGATGATCCGGAATTAAACTATCGAAAGTTTTTGGCCTACCACCCTTCCCCGGGAATTTATTTTTTTGAAAAAGATAAAAGAATAAAAATAACGGACGCCTCTTTGCGAGATGGAAAATTCACAATAAACAAGGTTGTGCCGGAGGGCAAAAAGGAGGTGGAATATGAACAATTTTTAAAATCTAATTAA
- the def gene encoding peptide deformylase → MIKILQKESPVLRQKSKEVPTSEISSEKIKKVLKKMQDALDSQDDGVAIAAPQIGELWRIFIVSGKVKQILELSKNNPDLETDFTKIKKEKPDEIYINPVIIKKSRKTEMMEEGCLSVRWLYGEVKRAEKVSIEAYNEKGEKIKRGASGLLAQIFQHEIDHLDGILFIDKAQSIEEILPEQNT, encoded by the coding sequence ATGATCAAAATTTTACAGAAAGAAAGCCCCGTCTTGAGGCAAAAATCAAAAGAGGTTCCGACTTCCGAAATCTCATCCGAAAAAATAAAGAAGGTTTTAAAAAAAATGCAAGACGCTCTTGATTCTCAAGATGACGGCGTTGCTATCGCCGCCCCGCAGATCGGTGAACTTTGGCGGATTTTTATCGTCTCCGGAAAAGTTAAGCAAATTTTGGAACTCTCAAAAAACAATCCGGATTTGGAAACCGATTTTACAAAAATAAAAAAAGAAAAACCGGATGAAATTTATATAAATCCGGTCATAATTAAAAAATCCAGAAAAACAGAAATGATGGAAGAGGGGTGTCTTTCTGTTCGCTGGCTTTACGGCGAAGTTAAAAGAGCTGAAAAAGTCAGTATAGAGGCCTACAACGAAAAAGGTGAAAAAATCAAACGCGGCGCTTCCGGACTTTTAGCCCAGATTTTCCAGCACGAAATTGACCATCTTGATGGAATTCTTTTTATAGATAAAGCCCAGAGTATTGAAGAAATCTTACCTGAACAAAATACTTAA